A genomic segment from Nicotiana tabacum cultivar K326 chromosome 7, ASM71507v2, whole genome shotgun sequence encodes:
- the LOC107821695 gene encoding ribosomal RNA small subunit methyltransferase: protein MAGGKMRRDKPHRGASAGGSNPHFQGGISFHKSKGQHILKNPLLVDSIVQKAGIKSTDVILEIGPGTGNLTKKLLEAGKSVIAVELDPRMVLELQRRFQGTPLSNRLKVIQGDVLKCDLPYFDICVANIPYQISSPLTFKLLAHRPLFRAAVIMFQREFAMRLVAQPGDTLYCRLSVNTQLLARVSHLLKVGKNNFRPPPKVDSSVVRIEPRKPLAPVNFKEWDGLVRICFNRKNKTIGSIFRQKSVLSLLEKNYRTLQALQLAENVPSEDVEMALDVSALGETFGDLSMDADDEKDDDEMEVDDGDAKRSEFKEKVLAVLKEGKYEDKRSSKLTQADFMHLLSLFNKAGIHFS from the exons ATGGCGGGAGGGAAGATGAGGAGAGACAAGCCCCACCGTGGTGCATCAGCCGGCGGCTCAAATCCTCACTTCCAGGGAGGGATATCGTTCCACAAATCCAAGGGTCAGCACATTCTGAAAAATCCTCTATTGGTTGACTCTATTGTCCAAAAAGCCGGAATTAAATCTACGGATGTCATCCTCGAAATTGGTCCTGGTACCGGTAATCTTACTAAGAAGCTTCTAGAAGCCGGAAAGTCAGTTATTGCTGTTGAGCTTGATCCTCGTATGGTTCTCGAATTGCAACGAAGGTTTCAGGGTACTCCTTTATCTAACCGACTCAAG GTTATACAAGGGGATGTTCTCAAGTGTGATCTCCCTTACTTCGACATTTGTGTTGCTAACATCCCATATCAAATATCATCTCCTCTTACCTTCAAGTTATTGGCTCATAGACCTCTATTCAGAGCTGCAGTAATAATGTTCCAGAGAGAATTTGCTATGAGGCTTGTTGCTCAACCGGGTGATACTCTTTATTGCCGCCTTTCTGTGAACACCCAGCTGTTGGCTCGAGTATCGCACTTACTCAAGGTAGGAAAGAATAATTTCAGGCCACCGCCGAAGGTTGATTCTTCTGTAGTTAGAATTGAACCTAGAAAACCACTTGCTCCTGTCAATTTTAAGGAGTGGGATGGTTTGGTCAGGATCTGTTTCAACCGGAAAAACAAAACTATAGGTTCTATTTTTAGACAAAAATCCGTACTCTCTTTACTGGAAAAAAACTATAGAACTTTGCAAGCATTACAACTCGCTGAGAATGTTCCTTCAGAGGATGTGGAAATGGCGTTGGATGTATCCGCCTTGGGAGAGACATTTGGAGACTTGAGTATGGATGCTGATGATGAGAaggatgatgacgagatggaggTGGATGATGGTGACGCTAAAAGATCTGAATTCAAAGAGAAAGTTTTGGCAGTGCTAAAGGAAGGCAAATATGAGGATAAGAGATCTTCCAAGCTCACACAAGCAGATTTCATGCACCTACTTTCTCTATTTAACAAGGCTGGCATACATTTTTCTTGA